TTCCGCGCGCCTTGTTCGCGACGATGGCGCTCATCGCGATCTTCAGGGATTCATTGACATCGACAAACATTCTCATGATTGATTGTCCTGCAGTGCGGCACTACCCGGTTTGGAGTCGCCGCGGGGAGTTGCAGAGCGGTGACCATCAGAACTTACGGGAGAGTCATTCGGTAAATCGCTTTCGACCAAACCGTCGCGCAGTTTCACGGTGCGGTGTGCGTGTGCGGCGACGTCATCTTCGTGCGTCACCAGGATGATGGTCTGGCCCTCGCTGTGCAGTTCGTCAAACATGGCCATGATTTCGTCGCCTGTCTTGCTGTCCAGGTTACCGGTGGGTTCATCGGCGAGAATGATCGAGGGGTTGAACACCAGCGCGCGGGCGATCGCGACGCGTTGCCGCTGACCGCCTGACAATTCATTGGGCCGGTGCAGCATCCGGTTCGCAAGGCCCACGCGATCGATCGCCTGTTCAGCCCGGGCGCGTCGTTCGGACTTTGAGACTCCGCCGTAGATCAACGGCAGTTCGACGTTGTGCAGCACGTTTGCCCGAGGAATCAGATTGAACGTCTGAAACACAAAGCCGATCATGCGATTGCGGATGTCTGCCAGTTCTGTTTCGGATTTCGCATCCACCATTTCGCCGCCGAGCGAATAGCTGCCGCTGGTGGGTACATCGAGACAACCGATGATGTTCATCAATGTCGACTTGCCGGAGCCGGACGGGCCCATGATGGCGACGTACTCGTTCCGGCCGATATCCAGTGACACACCGCGCAGGGCATGCACTTGCTGCGAGCCCATGTCATAGGTCTTGACGATATCGCGTAGCGTCAGTACGGCGGAGAGTTTACCGTTTGTTGCCATCGTGAAGTGCTCAGGCCCGGTTGCGCTTGTCGCCATCATTGTTGATTGTGACCTCCGCGCCATTGTTGAGGTCTGCGGAAATCGCACGGTAACTGCCGGTAACGACAACGTCTCCCGCCTGGACGCCGGAAACGATCTCGATCATGTTGTCGCTTTGAATACCGGTCTTGACCTGGCGGGCTACGGCTTTGCCATTCTCGATGCAAAAGACGATCTCCACGAAGCCGTCGGCATCGGCGCTAAAGCGTTGCTCTGCTTCTTCAACGGACTCGTTTTCCAGTGTCAGTTGATCGATCGTGCGTACCGCAACACTTTGGATAGGGACGCCGACGACGTTCTCCTTGGTCATCGTGAACATGTCGGCGCTCGCCGTCATGCCGGGACGAAGGCGGGAGATTTCGCCGTCGATGGCAACTTTAACTTCGAACTCTGTTTTCTGATTGTTGGTGCCGGGCTCGCTGGTATTGGCCGTATTTGCAATCTCGTACACTGTGCCGCGCAGGGTTTCGCCGAGCAGGGCGTCAACTTCAACCTCTGCCTGCTGGCCGATCTGGACGTTGACGATATCGTTCTCATCAACGTTGACCTGGGCTTCCATTTCCCGCAGGTCAGCCACAATCAGGATCATGTCTTCCTGGAATTGCGAGCCGATGGCGATCTCGCCTTCTTCCTTGTCGAGGTCGCTGATCGTGCCGGCCATCGGTGAATAAATGGTTGTCTTCGACAGGTCATCCTGTGCCTGTTTCAACGTCGCCCGCGCCTGCTCGACATCGTCAAGCGCTGCTTCGTAACGCGCGATCTCCACCTGATACGCCGCTTCAAAAGAGTCCATTGCTGACTGCGACTCCAGCTTGCGCGCGATCATGTCGCGGGCCCGGTCGTAATCTTTTTCCGCTTTGTTGCGGTTCTGGAGAATGAGTTTTGCATTGGCCTGCGCGGAACGAACATTGGCTTCGGCACGCTCTACGGCGGCGAGATAACGTTCGCGGTCCAGTTCGATCAGCAATTGCCCTTTCTCGACCGACTGACCTTCTTCGACGTGCAGCGCCATGATCTTGCCGCTAACGTCTGCGCTTATACGTACTTGTGTCTTGGGTTGGATGCGCCCGGTCGCATTCACTTTTTGGATGATGGTCTCGAGCTTTACATCCGCTGTCTGCACTTCAACCAGCGTGTCCTTCCCGTTTCGGAAATTCATGGCGCCGGCGACGGCCACGACAAGCAGGGCGACCCCTGCAATCCAGATAGTCTTCCGCTTCATTCGTATCCCCGCTTGATCAGCATCGTCCGGACGCGTGCGGCGACAGGCGATGTCGTAGGCACGATACTGGAACTGCTCAGTAAACTTGTTTCTTGATTATCGCGCTGCTGATTGGTCTGACTTCATGTTAGACGATGTCGGCTGGAAAGGTTCGGCAAGAACATCGCAACCCGGCATTCGCCAATGCTTCGTCCGTTTCATAGGCCATAGATGCATAAGATCGGTATTTGGTTTATTCCGCCGGAGTGATAACTGCACAGTTGGGTGCCCGGTGTCAGGCACAAGGCGGGGCCTGCGCCCACGCAGGTTGGCGGCCGTACGCAGGGGTGCAGACGGCCCGTCGCTGCACACCGTTGTGATGCGCGGGCGGCCTGGTGTGGTTGAAGGCCGGTGTCAATGCTTGTACTAACCGGTCGTACAATTCTCAGCATGGTTGCGACGACTAAGCTTCGCACTGCCACGTTACGGCGGTGGACGACGCCCTGCGGTGTCTACCATGCCCGCGATCTGCGCGGACAGCGAGTCCGACAATGCGGCCTCAGTAACCCGCCAGCGCCAGTTGTTGGCGGTGGTGCCAGGTATGTTCAGACGCGCTTCCGAGCCCAGTCCGAGGTAGTCCTGCAGCGGTGCAATCGCGAGGCGGGCTTTGGTGGAAAAGGCGGCCTTGATCATTGCATTGGCAACATCACTGCCGTCGCTGCTGGTCAGCACGTGAACCTTGTGACGGGTAGCGGCAATGTCATCGGCAGAGCGCAGGTCGCCGGGACTGCCGCGGTACCAGCCCAGCGTTGTGTCGTTGTCATGCGTGCCCGTGTAGCAAACCCGGTTTTCAGCGACCCGGGCGAGGTCAAAGCCCTCGTCGTTGATGGCGAATTGAAGGACGGTCATGCCCGGCAGAGCAAGGCGATCACGCAGTGCCTCAACCTCCGGTGTAATGATGCCGAGGTCCTCGGCGACGATGGGCAACTCACCGAGCTCTTTTTTCACGGCCTCGAACAAGGCGTCGCCCGGTCCGGTTTCCCATTGACCCAGGCGCGCGGTCAGTGCATCCGCGGCAACGGCCCAGTAAGACTCGAAACCACGGAAGTGATCGATACGGATAATGTCCGCCTGTTCCAGCGTCGAGCGGATGCGGTTTATCCACCAGCCATAGTTGCTTTTGGCATGCCGTTGCCAGTCATACAACGGGTTGCCCCACAGCTGGCCATCGGCACTGAAGTAATCGGGCGGTACACCGGCGACCGCGAGCGGCCGACCGTTGGCGTCCAGCCGCAACATTTCGGGGCGCGACCAGGCATCCGCGCTGTCGAGTGCGATATAGATGGGCATGTCACCGAACAGGGTCACTCCCGCATCGTGCGCGTACTGGCGCAGTAGTTGCCACTGCCGGTTGAACAGGAACTGCAGCACCTTGATGGCGTGCAGCTCATTCACTGCGGTTGCTTCCAGTCGCTTCAGCGCCACCGGGTCTCTTTCTATGAACGGCTGTGGCCATTCCGTCCACGGCCGTTGCCGGTGCTGAGCCTTGAGCACACGAAACAATGCGTAGTCGTGCAGCCAGTGCGTGTCGTGTCTGGCACAGAACTGGTCGAGCTCCGCTTGCAGATTGCTGGTCGCGCATTTATCGAAGCGACCGGCGGCCGCGAGCAAGGCCTTCCACTTGAGAGCAATGACCTGCGGGTAATCGACATACGCCGCTGGCAATGCTCGCAAGCCGGCGAGTTCCTCATCCGCAAGCAGGCCGAGTTCCCGGAGGTTCTCAAGATCGATATACAGTTCGTTGCCGGCAAAGGTCGACAAGGCCTGGTAAGGGGAATCGCCGTAGGCGGTCGGGCCAAGTGGCAGAAACTGCCAGACGCCGAGCCCGGCGCTCTGCGCGAAATCCAGGTAGCGATACGCGCCGCGGCCCAGATCACCGATGCCATGCGGCCCGGGCAGCGAGGCGACAGGCAGCAGCACACCGGCTTGGCGGCCGGTCTTCAGCAGGGCTGCGTAGTTTGCTTTGCTCATGGTTGTTGTCGACTCGTGACGTCTGAATACTGTGATGAAATGGCGTCCTTGCTGGCGCGCAGATTGGCGCTCGCCTCGTCGCCCATGGACAACGCAAGGGAAACCAGGAGTGCGTCCAGTATGGCGAGGTGCGCGAGGCGCGATCGCATTGGTGTGTAAACACCGGTGTCTTCCACCGGTTCACACGGCAACACAATACTGGCGGCATTCGCAAGGCGTGACATCGGGTCGGTCAGGGCAATGACAGTTGCGCCTCGCTTGTTTGCGATCTCGGCGGCGCGCGCCGAATTGGCCCATGCACCGTTCGTCGAAACAAATACCAGCACGTCGTGTGGTCGGGCGATCGCGGCCATTTGTGCAATCCCGGGACTGTCGATTAACGCCGAGCAGGGGATGCCGAGGCGGAAGAACTTGTGGCAGGCGTCGCCTGCCACATGTCCGGAAGCGCCCAACCCGATGAATACCAGCTGACGTGCCGCCTGCATCGCGGCGACGGTCTGTTCCAGTGGCATCATCGCCAGCAATGCGCGGGTATCGACCAGTGCCTGAATAGAGGCATCGATGACTTTGGAGACGGCATCAGGGAGTGCATCGTTTGCATCGACATCGCGATGAATGTAACTGGCAGGCCGACTGAGGGCTTCAGTGAGTCGCAGGGTCAGGTCACGAAAGCCACGCAGACCAACCCGCCGGCAGAAGCGAATCACTGACGGTTCGCTGGCGCCGGAGGCCTCGGCGACCTTTGCCAGTGTCGCCCCCGCCGCCTGGCGGGGGTGCGCGAGTACCCAGCGAGCCACGCGCTGTTCGGCGGGGCTGAGCTTGGGCAGGAGGTGGTCGATGCGGTTCAGCATGTAGTAAAACTACAGTAAAGTCGGAGTAATACGCAAACAATAAGGCCTGTAAATCGTTCGCTATGTAGTAAACTTTCAGGCTCTGTTTCGGAGGCATTATGGCCAAACTGGTTCCGGTCGACGAGTTCGACCTGATAATTTTCGGCGGCACGGGCGATCTGGCGATGCGCAAGTTGTTGCCCGCTTTGTTCCATCGCGAAGGCGACGGGCAAATTACGGGTGACAGCCGGATCATTGCCGCCAGTCGCGGTGAGGTTAGTCGTGACGATTACCTGGCACGCGTCGAGACAGCGTTGCGCGAAAACCTTGCCGATACCTTCAACGAGCAGCAGTGGCAGACGTTTCGCAATCGCATTCACTACGTTCAGGCTGACGCCGGGGCGCACGACCAGTGGGGCGAGCTTGTTGCAATACTCGCTGGCCACGACCACCGCACGCGCGTCGCGTACCTTGCGACGGCGCCCGGACTGTTCGGCGCGTTTGCCAATGGCTTGCGCCACAACGGCTTGATAACCGGTGACAGCCGGATCGTTCTGGAAAAGCCGGTTGGCCATGACTCGGCCTCGGCTGATGCCATCAACAATGCGGTCGGTGAATGCTTTGCCGAAAACCAGATATTTCGTATCGATCATTACCTTGGCAAGGAAACAGTGCAGAACCTGCTGGCCCTGCGTTTCGGCAATTCATTGTTCGAGCCGTTGTGGCGGCGCGGCACGATCGACCACGTACAAATCACGGTTGCGGAAGATCTCGGGGTCGGTGGTCGAGGGGAGTACTACGATCGCATCGGCGCATTGCGCGACATGGTGCAAAACCACCTGCTGCAGCTGGTTTGCCTGGTGGCGATGGAGCCACCTTCGAGTCTCGACCACGATGCGGTACGCGATGAAAAAATAAAAGTCCTGCGCGCGTTGCGCTTGATCTCTGCCGACAACGTGAAGACCAACACGGTACGCGGTCAATACGCGGCCGGCGCGATCAAAGGTCAGCCCGTCGAGAGTTATCAGGACGAGATGGGCGGTGTCGCAAGCAGCTGCGAGACTTTCGTTGCGTTGAAACTCGAGATCGACAACTGGCGCTGGTCGAATGTGCCTTTCTATATCCGTACCGGCAAGCGTCTGAAGGCCAAGCATTCGGAGATCGTGCTGCAGTTTCAGGATGTGCCGCATTCCATCTTTTCAGAACAGAGCTACGACATCTCGCCGAATCAGCTGATGATTCGCCTGCAGCCTGATGAAGGCGTAAAGCTGTCCGTTATGGCCAAGGAGCCGGGACCGGGTGGTTTCGATCTGCGTCCGGTCTCGCTTGATCTGAGCTTCGAAGAAACCTTTGGTGTTCGTTACCCGGATGCCTACGAGCGTCTGCTCATGGAAGTCCTGCGCGGCAATCCGGCGCTGTTCATGCGTCGCGATGAAGTAAGTGCGGCCTGGAACTGGATCGACGCGATTATCGCGGGATGGGAAGAAACCCATCAGAAAGTCGAATCGTACGTTGCCGGCTCGTGGGGGCCGACGTCGTCATCCTTCCTGCTCGACCGTGACGGACGCGCCTGGCATCCGGAGAGTTGAGTTGTGACGGAATTTGAATTCAATACACGCGAGGAAGCGTCAGTAGCGGCGGCCGCGCGCTTGCAGGCCGCACTCGAACGGCGGTTGGCTTCCGGCGCCGAAGCCTCGCTGGTTATCAGCGGCGGTACGACGCCCGGTCGTTGCCTGAGCGAGCTGTCCACCGCGAGCCTTGACTGGAACAGGGTGCATGCGGTGCTTAGCGATGAACGCTGGGTGGCGACCGATTCCGACGACAGCAATGAGAAACTCGCGCGGGAGCTGTTGCTAAGGAATGCCGCAGCGGCAGCCAGGCTGCACGGTGTCTTTCGTGCCGATATGAGCGTCGACGAGCGTGCCAGGCGGTTGGACAGGGAGCTGCGTCTGCAACCGCTGCCGTTCGCATGTGCACTTCTCGGTATGGGTACGGACGGCCATTTCGCGTCGCTGTTCCCCGACGCAGACAACCTGGCCAGCGGTCTCGACCCGGATTCGCCATTGCTTTGTATTCCTGTCCGCACGAAAGCCAGTCCGCACGCCCGGATCAGCCTGACGCTGTCGGCGCTGTCACGCAGTGATGAGATCGTCTTGCTGATTTTCGGCGCAGAAAAGCGGGACGTCTTGCGCGCGGCGAAGCAATCGGCGACTGCTCTGCCGGTCTCGCGCCTGCTGCTACAAAAACGCGCGCCGGTAAACATTTACTGGGCGCCCTAACGACGACGAATGCACGGCGCATCGAGGTTCAGGCATGCACAAGACTATTGAAGAAGTAACCCGGCGGGTCATCCGTCGTAGCGCACAAGAGCGCGCCGCGTATCTGCTGCGGATTCGACAGGCTGCGGATCAGGGCCCGGCGCGCAACGCGCTGTCGTGCAGCAATCTCGCACACGGCATGGCCGCTTGTGGCCAAAAAACCAAAGAGCAGTTGGCTGGCAATGTAACGCCGAATATCGGCATCGTTTCCGCCTACAACGACATGTTGAGCGCGCACCAGCCGTTTGCGGACTACCCGGACAAAATTCGTGCAGCGGCCGCCGCTTGTGGCGCGACCGCACAGTTTGCCGGTGGTGTGCCGGCGATGTGCGATGGCGTTACCCAGGGTCAGGACGGCATGGACCTGTCGTTGTTCAGTCGTGACGTTATCGCGCTGTCGACGGCCGTCGCACTCTCGCACAACATGTTTGACGCGGCAGTCTGTCTCGGTATTTGCGACAAAATCGTACCGGGCTTGTTGATCGGAGCATTGTCGTTCGGTCATCTGCCGGTGGTCTTCATACCGGCAGGTCCGATGACCACGGGCTCGTCGAACAAGGAAAAAGCGCAGGTTCGTGAGGACTACGCGGCCGGACGGGTTGGGCGTGACGAATTGCTGGCCGCGGAGTCGGCGGCTTACCACGGTCCCGGCACCTGCACGTTTTACGGCACCGCCAACAGCAATCAGATGCTGATGGAGTTCATGGGCCTGCAGTTGCCAGGCGGCTCATTTGTAAACCCGGGCAGCGCAATGCGGGACCGGCTCACTGACGAAGCGGTGCGGGTAATTCTGGGACTCACGCACCTTGGCGATCAGTACACTCCTATCGGTGAGATTATTGATGAGAAGGCGGTCATCAACGGCATCATCGGTTTGCTGGCGACAGGTGGCTCGACGAATCACACGATACACCTGGTCGCGATCGCTGCGGCCGCGGGCATCAGGATTGACTGGGACGACATCGCGGAGCTGTCGTCGGTCGTACCGCTCCTGGCCCGTGTCTATCCCAATGGCATGGCAGACGTGAATCAATTTCATGCGGCGGGCGGTCTGGGTTTCGTTATTCGCGAACTGCTCGATGCCGGTTTGTTGCATGACGAGGTGCGGACGATACTTGGCACGGGTCTGCGACGCCTTTGTCAGGAGCCATGCACAGATAATGGCGAGCTTGCGTGGCGCGATGGCGAAACTGCGTCGCTTGATCCGGATATCTTGCGGTCGGTTGCCGAACCGTTTGACTCCGAGGGCGGTCTGCGGGTCGTGCAGGGTGATATCGGCCGTGCGATTGTCAAAGTATCTGCCGTTGATCCGGCCTACCAGAACATTCGTGCTCCCGCTCGGGTCTTCCCGAGTCAGGAGGCATTCACTGCGGCATTCAACGATGGCGAGCTCGAATGTGATTTCGTTGCGGTGCTGCCGGCGCAGGGTCCGCGTGCAACCGGCATGCCGGAACTGCACAAGCTGACACCGTACCTCGGGGTAT
The DNA window shown above is from Woeseia oceani and carries:
- a CDS encoding MurR/RpiR family transcriptional regulator, encoding MLNRIDHLLPKLSPAEQRVARWVLAHPRQAAGATLAKVAEASGASEPSVIRFCRRVGLRGFRDLTLRLTEALSRPASYIHRDVDANDALPDAVSKVIDASIQALVDTRALLAMMPLEQTVAAMQAARQLVFIGLGASGHVAGDACHKFFRLGIPCSALIDSPGIAQMAAIARPHDVLVFVSTNGAWANSARAAEIANKRGATVIALTDPMSRLANAASIVLPCEPVEDTGVYTPMRSRLAHLAILDALLVSLALSMGDEASANLRASKDAISSQYSDVTSRQQP
- the pgl gene encoding 6-phosphogluconolactonase — translated: MTEFEFNTREEASVAAAARLQAALERRLASGAEASLVISGGTTPGRCLSELSTASLDWNRVHAVLSDERWVATDSDDSNEKLARELLLRNAAAAARLHGVFRADMSVDERARRLDRELRLQPLPFACALLGMGTDGHFASLFPDADNLASGLDPDSPLLCIPVRTKASPHARISLTLSALSRSDEIVLLIFGAEKRDVLRAAKQSATALPVSRLLLQKRAPVNIYWAP
- a CDS encoding ABC transporter ATP-binding protein produces the protein MATNGKLSAVLTLRDIVKTYDMGSQQVHALRGVSLDIGRNEYVAIMGPSGSGKSTLMNIIGCLDVPTSGSYSLGGEMVDAKSETELADIRNRMIGFVFQTFNLIPRANVLHNVELPLIYGGVSKSERRARAEQAIDRVGLANRMLHRPNELSGGQRQRVAIARALVFNPSIILADEPTGNLDSKTGDEIMAMFDELHSEGQTIILVTHEDDVAAHAHRTVKLRDGLVESDLPNDSPVSSDGHRSATPRGDSKPGSAALQDNQS
- the edd gene encoding phosphogluconate dehydratase; its protein translation is MHKTIEEVTRRVIRRSAQERAAYLLRIRQAADQGPARNALSCSNLAHGMAACGQKTKEQLAGNVTPNIGIVSAYNDMLSAHQPFADYPDKIRAAAAACGATAQFAGGVPAMCDGVTQGQDGMDLSLFSRDVIALSTAVALSHNMFDAAVCLGICDKIVPGLLIGALSFGHLPVVFIPAGPMTTGSSNKEKAQVREDYAAGRVGRDELLAAESAAYHGPGTCTFYGTANSNQMLMEFMGLQLPGGSFVNPGSAMRDRLTDEAVRVILGLTHLGDQYTPIGEIIDEKAVINGIIGLLATGGSTNHTIHLVAIAAAAGIRIDWDDIAELSSVVPLLARVYPNGMADVNQFHAAGGLGFVIRELLDAGLLHDEVRTILGTGLRRLCQEPCTDNGELAWRDGETASLDPDILRSVAEPFDSEGGLRVVQGDIGRAIVKVSAVDPAYQNIRAPARVFPSQEAFTAAFNDGELECDFVAVLPAQGPRATGMPELHKLTPYLGVLQSRGFKVALLTDGRMSGASGKVLAAIQVTPEAVAGGLIGRIQDGDMIEIDSHNGALKVANAESLAARQQPHYDLTSSHNGMGRELFVTFRNNVSGAEAGASIFAGSGAGSQMLQR
- the malQ gene encoding 4-alpha-glucanotransferase; translation: MSKANYAALLKTGRQAGVLLPVASLPGPHGIGDLGRGAYRYLDFAQSAGLGVWQFLPLGPTAYGDSPYQALSTFAGNELYIDLENLRELGLLADEELAGLRALPAAYVDYPQVIALKWKALLAAAGRFDKCATSNLQAELDQFCARHDTHWLHDYALFRVLKAQHRQRPWTEWPQPFIERDPVALKRLEATAVNELHAIKVLQFLFNRQWQLLRQYAHDAGVTLFGDMPIYIALDSADAWSRPEMLRLDANGRPLAVAGVPPDYFSADGQLWGNPLYDWQRHAKSNYGWWINRIRSTLEQADIIRIDHFRGFESYWAVAADALTARLGQWETGPGDALFEAVKKELGELPIVAEDLGIITPEVEALRDRLALPGMTVLQFAINDEGFDLARVAENRVCYTGTHDNDTTLGWYRGSPGDLRSADDIAATRHKVHVLTSSDGSDVANAMIKAAFSTKARLAIAPLQDYLGLGSEARLNIPGTTANNWRWRVTEAALSDSLSAQIAGMVDTAGRRPPP
- a CDS encoding efflux RND transporter periplasmic adaptor subunit, which produces MKRKTIWIAGVALLVVAVAGAMNFRNGKDTLVEVQTADVKLETIIQKVNATGRIQPKTQVRISADVSGKIMALHVEEGQSVEKGQLLIELDRERYLAAVERAEANVRSAQANAKLILQNRNKAEKDYDRARDMIARKLESQSAMDSFEAAYQVEIARYEAALDDVEQARATLKQAQDDLSKTTIYSPMAGTISDLDKEEGEIAIGSQFQEDMILIVADLREMEAQVNVDENDIVNVQIGQQAEVEVDALLGETLRGTVYEIANTANTSEPGTNNQKTEFEVKVAIDGEISRLRPGMTASADMFTMTKENVVGVPIQSVAVRTIDQLTLENESVEEAEQRFSADADGFVEIVFCIENGKAVARQVKTGIQSDNMIEIVSGVQAGDVVVTGSYRAISADLNNGAEVTINNDGDKRNRA
- the zwf gene encoding glucose-6-phosphate dehydrogenase encodes the protein MAKLVPVDEFDLIIFGGTGDLAMRKLLPALFHREGDGQITGDSRIIAASRGEVSRDDYLARVETALRENLADTFNEQQWQTFRNRIHYVQADAGAHDQWGELVAILAGHDHRTRVAYLATAPGLFGAFANGLRHNGLITGDSRIVLEKPVGHDSASADAINNAVGECFAENQIFRIDHYLGKETVQNLLALRFGNSLFEPLWRRGTIDHVQITVAEDLGVGGRGEYYDRIGALRDMVQNHLLQLVCLVAMEPPSSLDHDAVRDEKIKVLRALRLISADNVKTNTVRGQYAAGAIKGQPVESYQDEMGGVASSCETFVALKLEIDNWRWSNVPFYIRTGKRLKAKHSEIVLQFQDVPHSIFSEQSYDISPNQLMIRLQPDEGVKLSVMAKEPGPGGFDLRPVSLDLSFEETFGVRYPDAYERLLMEVLRGNPALFMRRDEVSAAWNWIDAIIAGWEETHQKVESYVAGSWGPTSSSFLLDRDGRAWHPES